In the genome of Gemmatimonadaceae bacterium, one region contains:
- a CDS encoding BamA/TamA family outer membrane protein has translation MRRLVLALALVVLARPLPAQDLSCSGAGPGNLQIRSLSFEGNDHFSDSQLSNAIVTTPSSWFRRVLHIPIGAEHCLDTLEVARDGLRLRLLYRQHGYYHTQATPHISPNGTSAVSVMFQIVEGPPVLIDSLTVAGLDSVPSRLRERLIRPLDHLRGGIYDRDTLLAVIDTTVTRLLNNGYAHATDPLRDIEVDEAANRAVVNLTFLPGKIAHIGRIDIQAEANKQGEKPAIDTETVHDLLSINTGDLFRQRDLLRSQRDLYALETYNHVDVELLPDSLQPNDTSLTVRVFVAEGLMKTMRLGIGWASLDCARTQGRLTDRNFFGGAQWLELNARLSHIALCPSSVRQDTAFSNLVNYYAGATLRLPSLFGPRNIPSLTVFSERTSEFRTYVRYTPIGALAQVTRDLQPRDLRAGLPLTLGYQLEYGRTKADPAVFCQIFNRCSLADIDRLQQNSSLQVLSATLVRDRTNNVLDPSRGSMLQLVLRSGTTSLDTAGASRFTRAEGDASFYKSLGGKTVLAARVELAGVFSGFSTNAATDFVPPEERLYAGGPNSVRGYSQNLLGPLVYIVDSTSVRDTVLAGRHVYTANDSARILQFSPTGGNTMLVGNLELRTPSPFLRDLVQLAGFVDAGLVWNRPTDHVSLGGVRLTPGIGVRVNSFVGPFRVDVAYNPYQSSLGSVYFVDQSSDALRCVSPHNPFDRGVVVPGVDCPSTFRPVQTGSFFSRLTFNFSIGQAF, from the coding sequence ATGCGGCGGCTCGTACTCGCGCTCGCGCTCGTCGTGCTCGCGCGACCACTGCCTGCGCAAGACCTCTCGTGTAGCGGCGCCGGTCCCGGGAATCTGCAGATTCGAAGCTTGTCGTTCGAAGGGAACGACCACTTCTCCGACAGCCAGCTGAGCAACGCCATCGTCACGACGCCGTCGAGCTGGTTTCGGCGGGTGCTGCACATTCCGATTGGCGCCGAGCATTGTCTGGACACGCTCGAGGTGGCGCGCGACGGGCTCCGGCTGCGGCTGCTGTACCGCCAGCACGGCTACTACCACACGCAGGCGACGCCGCACATCTCGCCTAACGGCACGAGCGCGGTGTCGGTGATGTTTCAGATCGTCGAAGGGCCGCCGGTGCTCATCGATTCGCTGACGGTGGCCGGTCTCGACTCGGTGCCCTCCCGGCTGCGCGAGCGCCTCATCCGGCCACTCGACCATCTGCGCGGGGGCATTTACGATCGCGACACGCTGCTGGCGGTGATCGACACCACCGTCACGCGGCTGCTGAACAACGGCTACGCGCACGCGACCGATCCACTGCGCGACATCGAGGTGGACGAAGCCGCCAACCGGGCGGTGGTCAATCTGACGTTCCTCCCCGGCAAAATCGCGCACATCGGGAGGATCGACATCCAGGCCGAGGCCAACAAACAAGGAGAGAAGCCAGCGATCGACACGGAGACCGTGCACGATCTGCTGTCGATCAACACGGGCGACCTCTTCCGCCAGCGCGACCTGCTGCGGTCGCAGCGCGATCTTTACGCGCTGGAGACGTACAACCACGTGGACGTCGAGCTGCTGCCGGACAGCCTGCAGCCTAACGACACGTCGCTCACGGTGCGCGTGTTCGTGGCCGAAGGACTGATGAAGACGATGCGGCTGGGCATCGGATGGGCGTCGCTCGACTGCGCGCGCACACAAGGCCGGCTCACCGACCGCAATTTCTTCGGCGGGGCGCAGTGGCTGGAGCTCAACGCCCGGCTCTCGCACATCGCGCTGTGTCCGTCGAGCGTGCGGCAGGACACGGCGTTCAGCAATCTCGTCAACTATTACGCCGGCGCGACGCTGCGGCTGCCCTCGCTGTTTGGTCCCAGAAACATTCCATCGCTCACGGTCTTCAGCGAACGGACGTCCGAGTTTCGGACGTACGTGCGATACACGCCCATCGGTGCGCTCGCGCAAGTGACGCGCGATCTGCAGCCACGCGATCTGCGGGCGGGTCTGCCGCTCACGCTCGGGTATCAGCTGGAGTACGGGCGAACGAAAGCTGACCCGGCGGTGTTCTGTCAGATCTTCAACCGGTGCAGTCTGGCCGACATCGATCGGTTGCAGCAGAACAGCAGCTTGCAGGTGTTGAGCGCGACGCTCGTGCGCGACCGGACGAACAACGTGCTCGATCCATCGCGCGGATCGATGTTGCAGCTCGTGCTGAGGAGCGGGACGACGAGTCTGGACACGGCGGGGGCGTCGCGTTTCACGCGCGCCGAGGGCGACGCGTCGTTTTACAAGAGTCTCGGCGGGAAGACGGTGCTGGCGGCGCGGGTCGAGCTGGCCGGCGTGTTCAGCGGTTTTTCGACGAACGCGGCGACGGACTTCGTGCCGCCGGAGGAGCGGCTGTATGCGGGCGGTCCGAACTCGGTGCGCGGCTACAGCCAGAACTTGTTAGGCCCGCTGGTGTACATCGTAGACTCGACGAGCGTGCGGGACACGGTGTTGGCGGGGCGGCACGTGTACACGGCCAACGACTCGGCGAGAATTCTGCAATTCTCGCCGACGGGCGGCAACACGATGTTGGTGGGCAATCTGGAGCTGCGGACGCCGTCGCCGTTCTTGCGCGACCTCGTGCAGCTGGCGGGGTTCGTGGATGCGGGCCTGGTCTGGAACCGGCCGACGGACCACGTGAGCCTGGGTGGTGTGCGCCTAACGCCAGGGATCGGGGTGCGCGTCAATTCGTTCGTCGGGCCGTTCCGGGTGGACGTGGCGTACAATCCGTATCAGTCGTCGCTGGGCTCGGTGTATTTCGTGGACCAGTCGAGCGACGCGCTGCGGTGCGTGAGTCCGCACAATCCATTCGATCGCGGCGTGGTGGTGCCCGGCGTGGACTGCCCGTCGACGTTCCGTCCGGTGCAAACCGGTTCGTTCTTCAGCCGGCTGACGTTCAACTTCAGCATCGGTCAGGCGTTCTAG